In Gracilimonas sp., a single window of DNA contains:
- a CDS encoding Hpt domain-containing protein, with amino-acid sequence MGKINLNYLESMTDGDNEVMIEMIQLLIEETPKHLDSIKKAQDEKNWMQLRSEAHKIKPMMLYVGLDDLNEACQQLEENAKNGEDSEANSELIEKLENGFDEVVDDLKAKIAELS; translated from the coding sequence ATGGGGAAAATAAATTTAAATTATTTAGAAAGCATGACGGATGGGGATAATGAAGTCATGATCGAAATGATTCAATTGCTAATAGAAGAAACCCCCAAACATCTGGATAGTATTAAAAAGGCTCAGGACGAGAAAAATTGGATGCAACTTAGATCTGAAGCCCATAAAATTAAGCCCATGATGCTTTATGTTGGGCTTGATGATTTGAATGAAGCCTGTCAGCAACTAGAAGAGAATGCAAAAAATGGGGAGGATTCTGAAGCTAATTCGGAGTTAATAGAAAAGCTTGAAAATGGGTTTGATGAAGTAGTGGACGATTTAAAAGCAAAGATAGCCGAACTAAGTTAA
- a CDS encoding SDR family NAD(P)-dependent oxidoreductase translates to MKNVIITGATSGIGRELALQYSEKGNKVGLIGRRTERLKKLKFEIGDLAYVRTLDVTDHEKAEIVYQELIDEMGGMDIMILNAGIGRLQMLPPWRAESKLIEVNALAFAHGCHFAFEYFRKKDEGHIVGMSSMASLLASHRAAAYTATKHFISNYMVSYRQKAKRVSSDISITEIRAGYIWTEMTARSKGMFWVAPVEKAAKQMVKGISKKKNYLYVTKRWRLLAWVVKCIPEWVWNRI, encoded by the coding sequence ATGAAAAACGTCATCATTACCGGAGCTACTTCAGGTATAGGAAGGGAGCTCGCTCTTCAATACTCCGAAAAGGGGAACAAAGTCGGGTTAATTGGACGAAGAACTGAGCGACTGAAAAAGCTGAAATTTGAAATCGGGGATCTTGCATATGTAAGAACTTTGGATGTCACTGATCATGAGAAAGCTGAAATTGTGTATCAGGAATTGATTGATGAAATGGGGGGGATGGATATTATGATTCTGAATGCAGGCATTGGACGTTTACAAATGTTACCACCCTGGAGGGCAGAATCTAAATTGATTGAAGTAAATGCATTAGCCTTTGCCCATGGCTGTCATTTTGCCTTTGAATATTTTAGGAAAAAGGATGAAGGACATATTGTTGGTATGTCCTCAATGGCTTCATTATTAGCTTCACATCGCGCGGCAGCCTATACTGCTACGAAGCATTTTATTTCAAATTATATGGTGAGTTATCGTCAAAAAGCAAAACGAGTATCTTCAGACATCAGCATAACAGAAATAAGGGCAGGGTATATTTGGACGGAAATGACAGCGCGCAGCAAAGGGATGTTTTGGGTGGCTCCGGTAGAGAAAGCAGCGAAACAAATGGTGAAGGGGATTAGCAAAAAGAAGAACTATTTATATGTAACGAAGCGCTGGCGTTTGTTGGCATGGGTTGTTAAATGTATCCCCGAGTGGGTCTGGAACAGGATTTAA
- a CDS encoding YceI family protein, with translation MKTLNKITTVLALLLFAFSSLALVKYAATNWTIDKNHSAVNFKVTHFFTPVNGQFNDYEANVNFDPENLEESMIDVRIMVNSIDTKNERRDGHLRTDDFFNAEKWPHITFKSTDIQSAGNNEFVANGTLTIKDVSKEISLPFTLLGIQDNPMQENTLVAGITASTKLDRTDYTVGTGDWASDAVIGDEVTIDLNLELNAEK, from the coding sequence ATGAAGACACTTAATAAAATTACAACAGTATTAGCCTTGCTATTATTTGCCTTTTCATCATTGGCTTTAGTGAAATATGCTGCGACTAATTGGACTATTGACAAAAATCACAGCGCTGTTAATTTTAAAGTAACTCACTTCTTTACTCCGGTTAACGGACAATTCAATGACTATGAAGCAAACGTAAACTTTGACCCGGAAAACCTGGAAGAAAGCATGATTGATGTTCGAATCATGGTAAATAGCATTGACACAAAAAATGAGAGAAGAGACGGGCATTTGAGGACAGATGACTTTTTTAATGCTGAAAAATGGCCGCATATAACGTTCAAAAGCACAGACATTCAGTCTGCTGGCAATAATGAGTTTGTGGCCAATGGCACGCTCACTATTAAAGACGTTTCAAAAGAAATTTCACTTCCATTTACGCTTTTGGGTATCCAGGATAATCCTATGCAGGAGAATACGCTGGTAGCAGGCATTACTGCATCAACAAAATTAGATAGAACAGATTACACAGTGGGCACCGGTGATTGGGCTTCTGACGCAGTTATCGGTGATGAAGTTACTATTGACTTGAACCTTGAGTTAAACGCTGAGAAGTAA
- a CDS encoding YihY/virulence factor BrkB family protein, translated as MQKQKEFWNRVVTLASKKDIFFNASAITFNLFICAVPFVLILISIIGYVLSAEEAFNEIVRYGREFFPSFTYETQSDDVFRGAITIETLLTPLIGARRIFGIIGIIVLLFFTQGLLHSLKHVLFDTFDIKERKHPVMDVVYNFFGFSLIGIVFLIFSLAVSTISLFNLSEIDVPFTEITIELPWIYDFLNFVLPIVLAFLVLYVVFRFVSERKIKPKVALIAALSYTILFELAKYGVSMYLEYAFSTYRYFYQGYTILIILAVWTFYTALLFVISAIIGRAYKDIFMINKPAIEENPYTAIS; from the coding sequence TTGCAGAAACAGAAAGAATTTTGGAATCGGGTAGTAACGCTGGCCAGTAAAAAAGATATCTTTTTTAATGCTTCGGCTATTACATTTAATTTATTTATTTGCGCTGTTCCCTTTGTTTTGATCCTGATCTCTATAATTGGTTATGTGCTTTCGGCTGAGGAAGCTTTTAATGAGATTGTGCGATACGGACGAGAGTTTTTCCCAAGTTTTACTTATGAAACTCAAAGTGATGATGTATTTCGTGGCGCAATAACGATTGAAACGTTACTAACCCCGCTGATTGGAGCACGACGAATCTTTGGAATCATTGGTATTATTGTACTCCTGTTCTTCACTCAAGGCCTGCTCCACAGCCTTAAACACGTGCTATTCGATACCTTCGATATTAAAGAGCGTAAGCATCCCGTAATGGATGTAGTATACAATTTCTTTGGTTTTAGCTTGATTGGGATTGTCTTTTTGATATTTAGTCTCGCTGTTTCCACTATTTCACTGTTTAATCTCAGTGAGATTGATGTTCCTTTTACTGAAATCACCATTGAACTCCCCTGGATTTATGATTTTTTAAATTTTGTTCTTCCTATTGTATTGGCATTCTTGGTGCTCTATGTGGTGTTTCGATTTGTAAGTGAGCGTAAAATAAAGCCAAAAGTAGCACTAATTGCTGCTCTCAGTTACACTATTTTGTTTGAGTTAGCCAAATATGGCGTAAGCATGTATTTGGAATATGCTTTTTCAACTTATCGGTATTTTTACCAAGGATATACAATCCTGATTATATTAGCTGTATGGACATTTTATACGGCATTGCTTTTTGTGATCAGTGCAATTATTGGCAGAGCATATAAAGATATATTTATGATCAATAAACCGGCCATCGAAGAAAACCCCTATACTGCTATCTCCTGA
- a CDS encoding DUF6580 family putative transport protein yields MNKKRFIVLSGFILIAALSRIIPHPYNFAPLGAMSIFGAAYFTDKKFSFLLPLIAFFISDLLVNNLLYANFYGGFVLFTPGFYWMYGSIALIVLAGIFILKKVNLKTVVAGSLSASIIFFLVTNFGAWLGNPMYPVGLEGLFMSYTAGIPFFHYTVIGDLFYSGVMFGAFEYAKQKTPALQLAK; encoded by the coding sequence ATGAACAAAAAACGTTTTATAGTTTTATCCGGATTTATACTTATAGCTGCACTCTCAAGAATTATACCTCATCCATATAACTTCGCGCCATTAGGAGCGATGTCTATTTTTGGCGCTGCTTATTTCACGGATAAAAAATTCTCTTTTTTACTCCCCCTTATTGCTTTCTTTATAAGTGATTTATTGGTGAACAATTTGCTTTATGCCAATTTTTATGGAGGGTTTGTTCTTTTCACACCCGGATTTTATTGGATGTATGGTTCAATTGCGTTGATCGTGTTAGCCGGTATTTTTATTCTTAAAAAAGTAAATCTCAAGACCGTAGTCGCAGGGAGCTTAAGTGCTTCCATAATTTTCTTCTTGGTGACGAATTTTGGTGCTTGGTTAGGAAATCCGATGTATCCGGTTGGCCTTGAAGGATTATTTATGAGTTATACTGCAGGAATTCCTTTCTTTCACTACACAGTAATAGGAGATCTGTTTTATTCTGGGGTAATGTTTGGTGCTTTTGAGTATGCCAAACAAAAAACACCGGCCCTTCAACTTGCAAAATAA
- a CDS encoding DUF4168 domain-containing protein, with translation MKNLVRYTFVLMVGAIFGTTAVFAQQQQMPPQPEPLSPEEVTDEQLVMISNVTQAGQGIQEEADKKMKEVIEEVGMEYTRFQEIVMAQQNPQMAGQIEITDEEQETLQQVQPDLMQINQQAQQQYIAKIEEEGLSIQEFQQIAQAIQAHPEVAERFEEINNSNSDSEDG, from the coding sequence ATGAAAAATTTAGTGCGTTATACGTTTGTATTAATGGTGGGTGCAATTTTTGGAACAACTGCTGTTTTTGCACAACAGCAACAAATGCCCCCACAACCGGAACCGTTAAGCCCGGAAGAAGTTACTGATGAGCAATTAGTAATGATCTCTAATGTAACACAGGCAGGTCAGGGTATTCAAGAAGAGGCCGATAAAAAGATGAAAGAAGTTATTGAAGAAGTGGGGATGGAATATACTCGCTTTCAAGAAATTGTAATGGCCCAACAAAATCCTCAAATGGCGGGGCAAATTGAAATAACAGATGAAGAACAGGAAACACTGCAACAAGTTCAACCTGATCTCATGCAAATTAATCAACAAGCTCAACAACAATATATAGCCAAAATTGAAGAGGAAGGACTTTCTATTCAAGAATTTCAGCAAATAGCTCAAGCTATTCAGGCTCATCCTGAGGTAGCCGAGCGATTTGAAGAAATCAATAACTCGAATTCCGATAGCGAAGACGGTTAA
- a CDS encoding DNA-3-methyladenine glycosylase, protein MYPKLPRTFYERDDVVQISKELIGKVLCTKFDGNLTTGMIVETEAYNGRTDRACHAYPNVKTPRTETLYGPPGFSYVYLCYGIHHLFNIVTNREELADAILVRAIEPKEGIEEMAERRGQESPSPIITNGPGKLSQALGITTSNDKTDLLGDEVWLEDRGVNFGGKEIEASPRIGVDYAGEDAQLPWRFTIKNSEWVSR, encoded by the coding sequence ATGTATCCTAAGCTTCCCCGTACTTTTTATGAACGCGATGATGTGGTTCAAATAAGCAAAGAGTTAATTGGAAAAGTACTTTGCACAAAATTTGACGGTAATTTAACAACCGGAATGATTGTAGAAACCGAGGCTTATAACGGGCGGACTGATCGAGCTTGTCATGCTTATCCTAATGTGAAAACACCGAGAACGGAAACCCTTTACGGACCTCCAGGCTTTTCTTATGTATATCTCTGTTACGGTATACACCATCTGTTTAATATTGTAACAAACAGAGAAGAATTAGCCGACGCCATTTTAGTTCGGGCTATAGAACCAAAGGAAGGGATTGAGGAAATGGCAGAAAGGAGGGGGCAAGAAAGCCCAAGTCCTATCATTACCAATGGTCCGGGAAAACTGTCTCAGGCATTGGGAATCACAACATCAAATGACAAAACAGATTTACTTGGAGATGAAGTTTGGTTGGAGGACAGGGGGGTTAATTTTGGGGGCAAGGAAATAGAAGCAAGCCCACGTATTGGGGTTGATTATGCTGGGGAAGATGCTCAATTACCCTGGCGTTTTACAATTAAAAATTCTGAATGGGTAAGCAGATAA
- a CDS encoding putative sugar nucleotidyl transferase, with amino-acid sequence MTPDIVSHICFFSDEKAKRFHPLTLTRPLDDLRVGIYTIREKWEKTLSLDESYRLLPDYMEGVFDKGVYQDDEPCLWLNSRYLPNAELVSAISDLKMNEKLVNKKEVVAALIDGETSSQLFHQGVFQSDGLKKIEFKNVWALNYIWDLIELNSDQIKADIALTKLKNISKTGLGVEAVVHYEENIFIGDKVHIEPGCIFIAKNGPIVIEDGAEIEAGSILRGPIAVGKGATVKMGARIYGGTTIGPVCKVGGEVSGSIFHSFSNKAHDGFCGNSIFGQWVNLGANTITSNLKNDYKSVKVIDWETKKPIETGRQFLGTIMADHSKTAINTMLNTGTICGVSSNVFIDYLSPKFIKSFTWLGPEGEELYRFEKAIEVMKSMMKRRDISMSDHYLKMMKHIFELREKNT; translated from the coding sequence ATGACACCCGATATTGTCTCGCATATTTGTTTCTTTTCCGATGAAAAAGCAAAACGGTTTCACCCACTCACTCTAACTCGTCCACTCGATGATCTCAGAGTGGGGATTTATACTATAAGGGAAAAGTGGGAAAAAACATTAAGCCTTGATGAAAGTTACAGATTACTTCCTGACTACATGGAGGGTGTATTTGATAAAGGGGTTTACCAGGATGATGAACCCTGTCTTTGGCTGAATTCCAGGTATTTACCAAATGCTGAATTAGTTTCTGCAATTTCTGATTTAAAAATGAATGAAAAATTAGTTAATAAAAAAGAAGTAGTTGCTGCACTTATTGACGGTGAAACTTCATCTCAATTATTTCACCAAGGTGTTTTTCAAAGTGATGGTTTGAAAAAGATAGAATTCAAAAATGTTTGGGCACTAAATTATATTTGGGATCTTATTGAACTAAATTCAGATCAAATTAAAGCTGATATTGCTTTAACAAAGTTGAAAAACATATCTAAAACCGGTTTGGGGGTTGAAGCAGTAGTTCATTATGAAGAAAATATATTTATTGGAGATAAGGTCCATATTGAACCAGGGTGCATTTTTATAGCGAAGAATGGCCCGATAGTTATTGAAGATGGAGCTGAAATTGAAGCCGGAAGTATTTTGCGTGGTCCTATTGCAGTAGGAAAAGGCGCTACTGTTAAAATGGGTGCAAGGATTTATGGGGGTACAACTATTGGGCCGGTATGCAAGGTTGGGGGGGAAGTGTCTGGCAGTATCTTTCATTCATTTAGCAATAAAGCTCATGATGGCTTTTGCGGGAATTCTATTTTTGGGCAATGGGTAAATCTAGGTGCGAATACCATTACTTCAAATTTAAAGAATGACTATAAAAGCGTTAAGGTCATTGACTGGGAAACAAAGAAACCAATTGAAACCGGGAGACAGTTTTTAGGAACTATCATGGCAGATCATTCTAAAACAGCCATTAACACAATGTTGAATACTGGAACAATTTGTGGGGTAAGCTCAAATGTTTTTATTGACTATTTATCTCCGAAATTTATTAAGTCTTTTACGTGGCTAGGTCCTGAAGGTGAAGAGCTTTACCGGTTTGAAAAGGCGATAGAAGTAATGAAGTCTATGATGAAAAGAAGAGATATATCAATGAGTGATCATTATCTGAAAATGATGAAACACATTTTTGAATTACGTGAAAAAAACACCTAA
- a CDS encoding GNAT family N-acetyltransferase, which translates to MDIIYKTFKELSSKQLEDVFRLRQQVFIIEQNCFYEDIDGYDDTANHLLFYEGDKLAAYLRVFEPGLKYEGEASLGRIVVSKNFRGTGLGAKLVKKGIELCRGVPIRIEAQAALKAYYNQLGFKEEGEVYSVDDIDHLQMTLT; encoded by the coding sequence ATGGATATAATTTATAAAACTTTTAAAGAGCTAAGTTCAAAACAGCTGGAGGATGTATTCAGACTGCGCCAACAGGTTTTTATTATTGAACAAAACTGTTTTTATGAAGATATAGACGGTTATGATGATACAGCGAATCATCTTCTTTTTTATGAAGGGGATAAATTGGCAGCTTATTTGAGAGTATTTGAACCCGGTTTAAAATATGAGGGGGAAGCGAGTTTAGGCAGGATTGTAGTCTCAAAGAATTTCAGGGGAACAGGATTAGGGGCTAAACTTGTCAAAAAAGGTATAGAGCTGTGTAGAGGTGTGCCAATACGTATTGAAGCTCAGGCAGCTCTCAAAGCGTATTATAATCAATTAGGTTTTAAGGAAGAAGGAGAGGTGTATTCGGTAGACGATATCGATCACCTGCAAATGACGTTAACTTAG
- a CDS encoding phage holin family protein, with protein MIWAWLLNSISVYATANLLKGVEIKNFWSAVFVAALLALINIFVKPILLILSLPITIITFGLFVWVINAALIMLVDALIEGFKVKNFGWALLFGMVMSIISWVLFNLFG; from the coding sequence ATGATTTGGGCTTGGCTATTAAATAGCATTTCTGTTTACGCAACTGCAAATTTACTGAAAGGCGTGGAAATCAAAAACTTTTGGAGCGCTGTTTTTGTAGCAGCCCTATTGGCATTAATCAATATATTTGTAAAACCCATTCTATTGATTTTGAGCCTTCCCATCACCATTATAACATTTGGGTTATTTGTGTGGGTTATTAATGCAGCCCTTATTATGTTGGTAGATGCTTTAATAGAAGGCTTCAAGGTAAAAAACTTTGGCTGGGCCCTTCTCTTCGGGATGGTGATGTCAATAATAAGCTGGGTGCTCTTTAACCTTTTTGGATAA
- a CDS encoding isocitrate/isopropylmalate dehydrogenase family protein: MRNVVLIPGDGIGSEITNSVTTILEKAGAEINWVEKSAGLKAYEETENPLPDETVEAIEEHRIVLKGPLTTPVGSGFRSVNVALRQKFNLYSNIRPARTLPSIDTPFRGVDMVIFRENTQGLYIGKEHWIEEEDGIKHAESIAVVTEEASRKIIRAAFEYAVKNERKKVTLIHKANILKLTTGLFLEVGKKVAKDYPGIEFQDLIVDNMAMQMVLRPQQFDVVVTTNLFGDILSDLASGLVGGLGVTGAANIGDDAAMFEAVHGSAPDIVGKNVANPMALLFSALMMLEHIDQKKIAENIRKAIYKTLVEKKVYCTPDIGGEGTTSTFTQAVCDNI; the protein is encoded by the coding sequence ATGAGAAATGTCGTTTTAATTCCCGGAGATGGAATCGGATCCGAAATCACAAATTCTGTGACAACCATTTTAGAAAAAGCCGGAGCTGAAATAAATTGGGTCGAGAAATCTGCTGGCCTGAAAGCCTACGAGGAAACAGAAAATCCTCTGCCTGATGAAACGGTTGAAGCTATTGAAGAACATCGCATCGTACTAAAAGGACCGCTTACAACTCCGGTTGGTTCCGGATTCAGATCCGTGAATGTGGCACTTCGCCAAAAATTTAATCTGTACAGTAATATTCGTCCTGCTCGTACACTGCCAAGTATTGATACTCCATTCCGAGGAGTAGACATGGTGATTTTCCGTGAAAATACACAGGGACTATACATTGGCAAAGAACATTGGATAGAAGAAGAGGATGGGATAAAGCATGCTGAAAGTATTGCAGTTGTTACCGAAGAAGCCAGTAGGAAAATTATCCGAGCTGCTTTTGAGTATGCTGTAAAAAATGAACGCAAGAAAGTTACCCTTATTCATAAAGCAAATATTTTGAAATTGACTACTGGCTTATTTTTGGAAGTTGGTAAAAAAGTGGCTAAAGACTATCCTGGTATTGAGTTTCAGGATTTGATTGTAGATAATATGGCTATGCAGATGGTACTTAGGCCACAGCAGTTTGATGTAGTCGTGACCACCAATCTGTTTGGAGATATACTTTCTGATTTAGCATCAGGACTTGTCGGCGGGCTTGGCGTGACTGGGGCAGCTAATATTGGAGATGATGCAGCTATGTTTGAAGCAGTACATGGTTCAGCACCAGACATTGTTGGAAAAAATGTTGCCAATCCAATGGCCCTTCTATTTTCAGCTTTAATGATGTTGGAACATATTGATCAGAAAAAAATAGCTGAAAATATTCGAAAGGCAATTTACAAAACACTGGTTGAGAAAAAAGTATACTGCACTCCGGATATTGGCGGGGAAGGTACAACTTCTACATTTACTCAAGCTGTTTGCGATAATATTTGA
- the nagB gene encoding glucosamine-6-phosphate deaminase: MVEFSNGRIHFKVFRNKTLGSDYISELIKSEVESNNLYSKPTVLGLATGGSPKKVYEKLITYHITEGLSFKNVITFNLDEYYPIDSKNENSYHYYMIENLFKHIDINLANIFIPNGMLDRNDIPAHCKDFEDKIEEFGGIDLQLLGVGSNGHIGFNEPGSELSSKTRLVQLDHRTRLDTSERFGGLSNTPKYAVTMGINTILKAKKIVCMAWGASKASAISQLFSKKITGECPITFLKKHPKVELVLDEKAASLINPEFFKKESLFNK, encoded by the coding sequence ATGGTAGAATTCAGTAATGGGAGGATCCATTTTAAGGTATTTAGGAACAAAACTTTAGGCAGTGATTATATTTCTGAATTGATAAAGTCAGAAGTTGAGAGTAATAATTTGTACTCGAAACCAACTGTTCTTGGTTTGGCTACCGGGGGTTCTCCAAAAAAAGTTTATGAAAAATTGATAACCTATCATATAACAGAGGGACTGTCTTTTAAAAATGTTATTACTTTTAATTTAGATGAATACTATCCAATCGATTCAAAGAACGAAAACAGCTACCATTATTATATGATTGAAAACCTTTTTAAGCATATAGACATTAACCTGGCTAACATATTTATACCTAATGGTATGCTTGATCGTAATGATATCCCGGCTCACTGTAAGGATTTTGAAGATAAAATTGAGGAATTTGGGGGGATAGATCTTCAATTGTTGGGAGTAGGAAGTAATGGTCATATTGGATTTAATGAACCGGGTTCAGAACTGAGTTCCAAGACAAGATTGGTTCAATTGGATCATAGAACAAGATTGGATACGTCGGAAAGATTTGGGGGGCTGAGCAACACACCTAAATATGCTGTTACAATGGGTATAAATACTATATTAAAGGCAAAAAAAATTGTTTGTATGGCTTGGGGAGCTTCTAAAGCCTCAGCGATTTCACAATTATTTAGCAAAAAAATTACAGGCGAGTGTCCAATCACTTTCCTGAAAAAACATCCCAAAGTTGAGTTAGTGCTGGATGAAAAGGCTGCATCTCTTATTAACCCTGAATTTTTCAAAAAAGAAAGTCTCTTTAACAAATAA
- a CDS encoding DUF3253 domain-containing protein, translating to MINRDEPMEKSKKEIRSRILSFTKQRSPEKSVSPSEVARDLFSNIWKDHLDEVRTMAGELQSEHLISVSQKSKDVRIDEAKGPIRLSLMKSDK from the coding sequence ATGATAAACCGAGATGAACCTATGGAGAAATCTAAAAAAGAGATTAGAAGTCGAATTTTATCATTTACTAAACAAAGAAGTCCTGAAAAATCTGTAAGCCCTTCTGAGGTAGCTCGTGATTTGTTTTCCAATATATGGAAAGATCATCTTGATGAAGTACGTACGATGGCCGGTGAATTGCAAAGTGAGCATTTAATTAGCGTGAGTCAGAAGAGTAAAGATGTTCGAATCGATGAGGCTAAAGGGCCGATACGCTTATCTCTGATGAAATCTGATAAGTAG
- the glmS gene encoding glutamine--fructose-6-phosphate transaminase (isomerizing) — MCGIVGYVGDKQAGKIIIDGLKRLEYRGYDSAGLAIINKQLTIKKGKGKVANLEKMVGNDQMGTIGIGHTRWATHGEPNDINSHPHTIESGKLALVHNGIIENYNTLKKKLIEQGYIFYSETDTEVLGKLIDSFLKNDSTSLKKAIQLALHQVHGTYGIAVVHSDFPDQIVVARKGSPLLLGVGDGEMLIASDASAVAAYTDKVVYLDDGEIAVITKDGYTVESADQIELSKEVHELALSLDEIEKGGFDHFMLKEIFEQPKSISDCLRGRINAEEGTVTLGGIESVMDKLANANRIIIAACGTSWHSSLVGEYLFEYLAKVPVEVEYASEFRYKEPLIGEDDVMIVISQSGETADTLAALREAKARGALVLGVVNVVGSTIARETDAGVYIHAGPEIGVASTKAFTAQVTVLTMMAIKLGLYKKTLSSKEAKELIAALSQIPDKIETILQNTDQIKHISDLFSYAPNFLYLGRSYSFPVALEGALKLKEISYIHAEGYPAAEMKHGPIALIDEMMPVVVIAATDHTNDKMISNIEEVRARKGRIIAITTAENTEVGNLAEFTSIVPETKDVLSPLLTVIPLQLLSYFIAVNRGCNVDQPRNLAKSVTVE; from the coding sequence ATGTGTGGAATTGTAGGGTATGTCGGTGATAAACAAGCTGGTAAAATTATAATAGATGGACTGAAACGATTAGAATACAGAGGTTATGATTCCGCAGGCCTTGCCATCATAAACAAACAATTAACCATAAAAAAGGGGAAAGGGAAAGTAGCCAATCTTGAGAAAATGGTCGGGAACGATCAAATGGGGACAATTGGCATTGGGCATACTCGGTGGGCTACTCATGGCGAACCAAATGATATTAATTCTCATCCCCATACTATTGAAAGCGGAAAACTTGCGCTCGTTCATAACGGGATTATTGAAAATTACAATACCTTAAAGAAAAAACTAATTGAGCAAGGGTACATTTTTTATTCTGAGACAGATACTGAAGTTCTTGGAAAACTTATCGATAGTTTTCTTAAAAATGATTCCACTTCTTTGAAAAAAGCCATTCAGCTTGCTTTGCATCAAGTTCATGGCACCTATGGTATAGCCGTAGTTCATTCTGATTTCCCGGATCAAATTGTAGTGGCTAGAAAAGGATCCCCTCTTCTTCTTGGAGTTGGCGACGGTGAAATGCTTATTGCATCGGATGCTTCTGCTGTAGCAGCTTATACAGATAAAGTAGTGTATTTGGATGATGGAGAAATAGCCGTTATTACAAAGGATGGTTACACCGTAGAGTCCGCTGATCAAATTGAACTTTCTAAAGAGGTTCACGAATTGGCTCTCAGTTTAGATGAAATTGAGAAAGGAGGATTCGATCACTTTATGCTTAAAGAGATCTTCGAACAACCCAAATCTATTTCTGACTGCTTACGTGGCCGTATAAATGCCGAAGAAGGAACGGTCACCCTTGGGGGAATTGAAAGCGTTATGGATAAGCTTGCAAATGCCAATCGAATTATAATTGCTGCTTGCGGTACCAGCTGGCATTCAAGCCTGGTAGGAGAGTATTTGTTTGAATATCTCGCTAAAGTCCCTGTCGAAGTGGAATACGCATCCGAGTTTAGGTATAAAGAACCTCTGATTGGAGAAGATGATGTCATGATTGTGATTTCTCAAAGCGGAGAAACAGCAGATACACTTGCGGCACTTCGGGAAGCAAAAGCACGGGGAGCATTAGTACTTGGCGTCGTTAATGTAGTAGGTTCCACCATTGCACGGGAAACAGATGCCGGTGTATATATACATGCCGGACCTGAAATTGGTGTAGCCTCTACCAAAGCATTTACCGCCCAGGTTACTGTATTGACCATGATGGCCATAAAACTTGGACTTTATAAGAAAACCCTTTCCAGTAAAGAGGCCAAAGAACTTATTGCCGCTTTATCTCAGATTCCTGATAAAATTGAAACAATCTTACAGAACACAGATCAAATAAAACATATTTCAGACCTGTTCTCCTATGCCCCTAATTTTCTATATTTAGGACGTTCTTATAGTTTTCCCGTTGCGCTTGAAGGTGCTTTAAAACTCAAAGAAATTTCATATATCCATGCCGAAGGTTATCCGGCAGCTGAAATGAAGCATGGCCCTATTGCCCTGATTGATGAAATGATGCCGGTTGTTGTAATAGCGGCAACCGATCATACCAATGATAAAATGATTAGTAATATAGAAGAAGTCCGTGCCCGGAAAGGCCGGATCATTGCTATCACTACTGCCGAGAATACAGAGGTCGGAAATCTGGCTGAGTTTACTTCTATTGTTCCTGAAACGAAGGATGTTTTATCTCCACTTCTTACAGTTATTCCGCTTCAGCTATTGTCTTATTTCATAGCTGTAAACCGTGGATGCAATGTAGATCAGCCACGAAACCTGGCCAAAAGTGTGACTGTAGAATGA